One segment of Schistocerca nitens isolate TAMUIC-IGC-003100 chromosome 3, iqSchNite1.1, whole genome shotgun sequence DNA contains the following:
- the LOC126249515 gene encoding uncharacterized protein LOC126249515 — protein sequence MCDEEVNVDIALWQFLQMLDSNERKHWVHPINQRRDIKNYCRLSVNSFEVLLELVGDKIFKKDTNWRCGIPAEERLLITLRVLATGDRFQYVHYNLRVGATTVGKIVAETCTSIWEVLSPLYMMAEPTPEKWASVAERFED from the exons ATGTGTGACGAGGAAGTCAACGTAGATATTGCTTTGTGGCAGTTTTTGCAAATGCTGGACTCAAATGAAAGGAAACATTGGGTTCACCCGATCAATCAGAGGAGAGACATTAAGAATTATTGTAGATTAAGTGTCAATAGTTTTGAAGTGTTGTTGGAACTCGTCGGAGACAAAATTTTCAAAAAGGACACTAATTGGAGATGCGGCATCCCTGCTGAAGAACGACTGTTAATAACTTTAag GGTTCTGGCTACTGGGGATAGATTTCAATACGTCCATTACAATCTTCGTGTTGGTGCAACGACAGTCGGAAAAATAGTAGCTGAGACATGTACTTCTATTTGGGAAGTACTGTCACCGTTGTATATGATGGCTGAGCCTACACCTGAAAAATGGGCGTCGGTAGCTGAACGCTTTGAAGACTAG